ACAGCATCTTTAGTATAATTAGCAAAGAAATAACCACCACCAGTTGAAGGTGATAAGATGTTTTGAGTTTCCGGAATAAAATCTTTCCAGTTTTCAGGTTTCGGATTTTTTACATCAACAGAAACAACACGGCTGTTTGGTGCGTTTAAGTCTGTTTCGATAAACAATTTATTACCGTCATTTTCAATAATAGAATTTGAAGTATTAGAGTTGTCTACAATAGTAATAATTGGGCTATTTGCAACGGTTAAATCTTTAATGTATAATTCGTTTCCGTAAGTCGAATTTGCTGCAGTAATTACTAAAAATCGATCGTCATCAGTAACAGAACCGCCAACATATCTACGTTTTTGATCTGCACCAAATACAACTTTATCGTCTTTTTGAGAAGTTCCTAACTTATGAAAATACAATTTATGCTGATCTGTTTTTGCAGACAATTCGCTTCCTTTTGGTTTGTCGTAACTTGAATAATAGAAGCCTTCATTTCCGTGCCATGAAACACCGCTAAATTTTACATCGACCAATGTATCTTCCAAAACTTTCTTAGACAATGCATCAATAATGATTACTTTTCTCCAATCGCTTCCACCTTCAGAAATTGAATAAGCAGCTTTTGATCCGTCTTTAGAAAAATCTAATCCGCCAAGCGAAGTAGTTCCGTCTTTAGAAAAAGTATTTGGATCTAAGAAAACTTTCTCTTTACCATCTTGTCCTTTTCTGTAAATAACAGATTGATTCTGAAGTCCGTTATTTTTTGAATAATAAGCAAATTTTCCCTCAGTAGTTGGAGCGCCAATTCTTTCATAGTTCCAAAGTTTTTCCATGCGTTTTTTCAACTCATCACGGAAAGGAATTTTGTCTAAATAGCCATAAGTAACCTCATTTTGAGCTTTTACCCAAGCTCCTGTTTCTGCTGATTTATCGTCTTCAAGCCAACGATAAGGATCGCTCACTTTTGTATCAAAATAAACGTCAACAGTTTCTCCTTTTTTAGTTTCAGGATACTGAATCTTATTCTGTCCAAATGAAATTCCTGCGGTTGTGATAGCCATTATAAGAAAAGTTTTTTTCATAATTTATGTTTAACAGTAGTAGCAAAAATAATGCTTTATGTGAGATGGGTAAATAATATTTAACCGCAAAGCTTTGTAAATAATTTAACCGCAAAGTGCGCAAAGATTTTATTTAATTGTAATCGTTCGAAATCGCAAAGCCCGCAAAGCTTTGCGTACTTTGCGGTTTTATAAAACCCCTATGTTAAAAAAAACCTTGCGTACTTTGCGGTTAAATTAAAAAAAATTATAAGTTGAAATTAACTCCCAGAACGATGTTTCTTCCAATATTTGGAATACCGTCAGTTTTTAATCTTGAAAGGTGAGCAATGTATTTTTTATCGAATAAATTGTTTCCGTTTAGGTTCACATCAAAAGCATGTTTACCCAATTTTACCGTTCCGCCAAAACCAAGATTTACTAAAGTATAACCGTTTGAAGCCGTTTCGAAACCGCTTACATTATTCTGATTAAAAGTAGAAGAAACGTTTAAAGAAGCATAACCTTCCTGGAACCAATCTTTGATTTTGAATTCTGTTCTTAAAGTATTATTCCAATTGTTTGCCGGAATTAAAGGTAAATAATCACCGTTTTGTTTTTTACCGGTTACAGTTTCAAAACTTGTTTCAAAGTGCAACCAATCTAATGGATGCGGGTGAAAATGCAAACCAACTTCACCACCATACAAATTAGCATTGTCCTGAATATAAGCAAAAACATCATTATTATCACGTATTTCTCCAGTTGGCGAAGTATAGATATAGTTGTTTATATGATTGTAAAATCCGTTAATGAAAAACTCAAAATGCGTGTTTTTATACTCTAAATTTAAATCCGTCTGAACGTTTTGTTCTGTTTTCAAATCTCCATTTCCAATTTCATATCGGTTGGTTCCTTCGTGAACTCCATTAGAAGTTAATTCTGCTAAATTTGGCGCTCTAAATCCTGTTGCAACATTCAATCGAAGCGTTAAAGGTTCAGCGAGTTTTGTTTTATAACCCAAAGAAGCATTGAAACTGTCAAATGATCTGTCTAAAGCTTGGAAATAACCTTCTTCGCCTTCAGTTCCGTGTGCGATAGAAGTTATTTTTCTATTGTCAAAACGTAATCCGGCTTGCAAAACATTGCTTCCCCATTCGTAATTTGCGGTTCCAAAAGCACCAAAATCATTTGTTGTTGCGTCAGGAATTAAGTATTCTTCACCAGAATTTTTGTTCGTTTGATGCATTCCCTGAACACCAAAAATAGCTTCAATTTTACCAAATTTCGGAAAATGATATTTAGCATTATAATTAAAAGTATTCAGTTTCATATGAAGAGAAGCTTCGTTGCTGTCTTCAAACTCACTTCTGTCATTGGCGATATAACCTAAATCAACATCCAATTTTGAGTTTTCAAAAAAGATCACGTTGTTTAAACTCAATAAATGATTGAAGATTCCTTGTCTTGGAAACTCCGTGTTTTTGCTTGTAGATTGTTCTCCAATTCCGTTATCCGGCATTCCAAGATCAAGTTTGTTGTAATTATATCTCAAAACACTTGAAAAACTAGAGTTGCTATATCCAATTCCGGTTTTAAAATCAGTTTCATTATAACGTGTATTGGTTACACGTTCTCCGTCGGCAATTTTGTAATCAGAATGAGTGTTGAAACTTCCGCGAGCAAGAAATTTCCAGTTGTCAGTAGAAGTTTTTAATCCAATCGATGAATTACTTCCTTGCGTATTCGTGAAATATTTTTGGCTGAAATTAGCTTTAAAGGTATTCGCATCAGCAAATTTTTCAGGATTAAAATACAAAACTCCACCCAAAGCATCAGAACCGTATAATAAAGAAGCAGGTCCTTTTATGACTTCAACACTTTCGATTCCGGCATCATTTAAACCTAAACCATGTTCGTCTCCAAACTGTTGATTTTCAATACGAACACCTTGCGAATATACCAAAACACGATTTCCGCTAAGACCGCGAATTACCGGTTTTCCGATAGAAGTTCCTGTTGAAATCTGTGAAACTCCCGGAATTGTAGCCAAACCTTCAATCAAAGTCGAAGTTCCTTTTTGCTGTAGCGTTTTAATGCTTTCATGCTCGACTTTCATTACGTTTTGAGATTGTAATTTGTTGAAAGGCGTTGAAACTACAACTTCATCCATTTCAAAAATAGATTCCGTAAGCGTTACATCAAGCGTGTTTTCTTTTAATAATTTATTGATTGTTTTATTTTGAGTTGTATACCCAACAAAAGTAAAAGCAAGTCTAAAACTTCCGTTTGGAAGATTTTTGAATTCGTATTTTCCGTTTTCGTCAGTTTTCGTTCCTTTATGTAATTCAGGCGCATAAACAGAAACATTTGACACTGGTTTGTTTTCAAGATTGGTTACCGTTCCTGAAACAGAATTTTGAGCCGAAAGCAGGCCCGAAAACCCTAAAATAAGGGCTAATATTATTTTTTTCATTTGAAAATGATGCTATAGTTAATTGATTTTTTCTTTGAAAATAAAAACTAAAAAGAATAGTAACATTTGCCGATTCTGAAAGTTTCAGAATGGGGAAATCGACTAATTTTTTTGAATTAGATTAAAAAGATTTTGATTTTATTTCGAGTAATCGAAAATTTAAGAAACTATAGCCTGAGGCGGACCACGTAATAAATAAGCGCTTTCTGAAAACGAATATATTTTTTCTGAAAGAGTAAAGAAATAAGGAATTTCTTTATTGAATGTGTGAAATTGAAAGGAGATTTCGTCTGGAGAAATGTAACTTCCAAAAGCAAAATGACATACAAAACATACGTCATAATTATGGTGCTGATGCGTTATTTCGCCACTTGGATCACTGTAATCGTGATGACATTGCTTTTCTGAAAGTTGCTTTACAATATGCTCATAGCTGTGTATCGACTGAAACAATATTGAGAACAATATTGTTAGAGCGAAAGAAACACTTAATATGAGCTGCTTTTTCTTCATGCAAGGCAAAGGTATAAAAGAGCAATGAAAAAATGCACTGTTTTTTAGATTCTGTTGTTTATTTATTGAAAAAAGTGCAACAAATGGTTTTATTCGTCGTTAAAAAGAGAATAATTACTTTCTAATTGTCTCCTGAACTAGCATTATATTATATTTGTAAGTAAAATAAATATACCTTAAAAAAACGTTTACTTGAAAAACTCTTTAAAACCAAAATTCGATATGCGATTCCTTTTTAGTTGTTTGTTTTTAGTGTCGTTTTTAAATGGTTTTTCGCAAGAAGAGACAAAACCTAAAATTGAACCGATAGTAAAAATAGATTCATTATATCGTGAAGATCAATTTTATTTTTCGATTACCTATAATCTTCTGACTCAGATTCCGCAAGGCCTTAAACAGAATAAATTTTCTGCCGGACTTTCTGCCGGATTCCTGCGTGATATGCCAATCAATAAAAAAAGAACTTTTGCAATTGCTGCAGGTTTAGGATTAAGTTATCAGAATTATTTTCAGAATCTAACAATTTCTAAAACTCCTCAAGGAACACGAGCTTATGAAGTAAGTGATTATAATGATATTACATCAAATAAATACCGTCAATATTTAGTCGATCTTCCAATCGAGTTTCGTTGGAGAAATTCGACTTACGAAAGTTATAAGTTCTGGAGGGTTTATGCCGGAGTTAAATTGAGCTACGTTATAGCCAATAAATCGGTATTAGACAATGGCGAAGCGACTTATTCAGTAAAGAACAATCCCGATATAAATAAATTTCAATACGGAGTTTATCTGGCGACAGGTTATAATACCTGGAATGTTTATATCAATTATGGGTTAAATACGCTCTTTAAGAAAGACCTAAAAACGACTTCCGGACAAAATATTAATGTACAAACGCTGAATGCAGGATTGATATTCTACATTTTATAGCCATAAATACAGAAATAACAACTGCGGTAATATTCCAATAAACGTCCCAATTAATAACTCATTTGGTGAATGCGCTTCCATTTCTAATCGTGAAGAAGCAACAATTCCTGTCAATAAAATCAATAGCGCAGACCAATAAGGATTTTGCATTTGCAAATGAATATTCAGTCCAATTACAAAAATTGCAAATCCGCTAATCGCCATCATATGTAAACTTGCCTTGATTTTGAAAAGCGAACATATCAATGCTAAAATTGTACTAAACAAAGCGCCAAGAAAAAAGAAATGCAACTCCGGATAACGCGTAATCAGAATGCTTCTTTTTACCAGTAAAATATACAAAAAGCACTGTAAAATAAGCGGAATTTTGCGCTGTGAAGTTTCATGAACCATCACAGAATTTACGTGTCCGGTTGAACGTAATAATAAAAAAAACAAAACGGGAACCAGAATTGTAATAATCAGGATTTGAAATAAAACATAATATTTTTCCTGATTTGTAAATACGTCATTTTTACAAAAGAGATAAAATAATGTGGCATACATCGAGATGAAAATTGGATGCAGGATATAGGAAAATATAGGAAGTATTTTTTTCAAAACGTTGTATTTAGTGGTGTTAAGCAAATATAATGAAATAATGTTTTTTGCCACGAATTTCACAAACTTTCACATTTTTTTAATCTGATCAGGATTGGTTTCACGCTCCCGATAGCTATCGGGATTAAAAGATCTAAGACGATTTATGTGATAAAAAAATCTGCGCATATCTGTTTAAATCTGTAAAATCTGCGTGCAAAAAAAATTCGTGACAAGAAAAATAACCCCAAATAATTAGTGAAAATTTGTGAAATTGGTGGCAATCCTTTTTTTAAATTTGACAAAAGAAATCTTCTAAATGAGCATAAACCTAAAAAGCCTTATCTCAGTTCTTGACGCCAAATGGATTGGGTCAGACGCTGATATTTTTGTTGATCATATTTCGATCGACAGCCGTTCGTTGCAAAACGGATCACAAACGTTATTTTTTGCCTTAACGGGCGTTAATAATGACGCTCATTTGTATATTCCTGAATTAATAGAAAAAGGAGTTCAGAATTTTGTCGTGCAATATATTCCTGAGAATTATTCCGGAAAAGCGAATTTTCTATTGGTGAAAAATTCTCTGGATGCTTTGCAGGAATTTGCAAGTTATTACCGCGATCTTTTTGATTTTCCTATTATTGGTTTGACAGGAAGTAATGGAAAAACTATCGTAAAAGAATGGCTTAATTTTTTACTAAGCCCGGATTATAATATTATCAGAAGTCCTAAAAGTTATAACTCTCAGGTTGGAGTTCCATTATCGGTTATTGCGATTAATGCGAAACACAATCTGGGTATTTTCGAAGCCGGAATTTCGACCGTAAATGAAATGGTTAATCTCGAGAAAATTATTAAACCAACTATTGGTGTTTTGACCAATATTGGATCTGCGCATGACGAAGGTTTTCAGAATTTGGAACAAAAAATCAACGAGAAATTATTGCTTTTCAAAAAATCAAAAGTCATCATTTATCAAAAAAATGAAATTGTTGATTTGTGTTTAAATGATTTCGTAAAAGAAAATAATCTGACAAACAAAAAGATTTTCTCGTGGAGTTTTACAGATAATTCTGCCGATGTTTTTATTCTGAAAAAAGAAAACAAAAACGATACAACGATTATTCAATATCAATATAAAGGAGAAAATTTTAGTCTGGAAATTCCGTTCAGTGATTCCGCTTCGATAGAAAATGCCGTTTCTTGTTTACTGGTTTTGCTTTATTTTGAGTATGATTTTACTACGATTCAAAATCGAATGCAAATGTTGTATCCGGTGAGAATGCGATTAGAAGTAAAAAACGGAATCAACAATTGCAGTATTATCGATGATAGTTATAGCTCCGATTTTCAATCGCTAAAAATTGCTTTGGATTTTCTGGAAAGTCAGAAGAAAAAGAACGCCTCAAAAACAATTATTTTATCAGATATTGTTCAAAGCGGATTCTCAAATGAAGAATTATATACCAAAGTTGCACAACTTGTTTCTGACAATAAAGTAAATCGTGTTATTGTAATTGGATCGACTATTTCTTCGTTTGCAGCTAAATTTTCGAACTGTATAACTTTTCAAAATACAGCCGAATTTATTGCTCAAATCGATAGTTTAAATTTTAATAATGAAACCATTTTAATAAAAGGTGCGAGATCGTTTCAGTTTGAGCAAATTGTTTCTTTGCTCGAAGAAAAAACGCATGAAACGGTTCTTGAAATCAATATGGATTCTATTAGCCATAATCTAAATTACTATAAATCAAAATTAGCCGATGATGTAAAAATCATGGTTATGGTAAAAGCTTTTGGTTATGGAAACGGAGGTTTGGAAATCGCAAAATTACTCGAACATCATAAAGTAGATTACTTAGGTGTGGCTTTCGCCGATGAAGGAATCTCGTTGAAAAATGGCGGAATAAAATTGCCAATTATGGTTCTAAATCCTGAATCGACCAGTTTTCCTTCGATTATTCAGTATGAATTAGAACCTGAAATTTATAGTATAAAAGGATTAAATGCCTTTTTGAAAATTGCCCGTGAGAAAGGTTTAAAAGATTTTCCAATTCATATTAAACTCGATACCGGAATGCATCGTTTGGGTTTTGAAGAAAATAATTTAAACGAATTGATTGAAACTTTAAAAGGAAATTCATCTGTAAAAGTAAAAAGTGTTTTGTCTCATCTTGCAACAAGTGACGAAGAGAAGCATTTTGAATTTGTGCTTTCGCAGATTAATTTATTCGATAAATTGTCTTCAAAATTAATTTCAGAATTAGGTATAAATCCAATTCGTCATATCTTGAATACATCAGGAATCAGCAATTTT
This genomic window from Flavobacterium sp. 9 contains:
- a CDS encoding prolyl oligopeptidase family protein, encoding MKKTFLIMAITTAGISFGQNKIQYPETKKGETVDVYFDTKVSDPYRWLEDDKSAETGAWVKAQNEVTYGYLDKIPFRDELKKRMEKLWNYERIGAPTTEGKFAYYSKNNGLQNQSVIYRKGQDGKEKVFLDPNTFSKDGTTSLGGLDFSKDGSKAAYSISEGGSDWRKVIIIDALSKKVLEDTLVDVKFSGVSWHGNEGFYYSSYDKPKGSELSAKTDQHKLYFHKLGTSQKDDKVVFGADQKRRYVGGSVTDDDRFLVITAANSTYGNELYIKDLTVANSPIITIVDNSNTSNSIIENDGNKLFIETDLNAPNSRVVSVDVKNPKPENWKDFIPETQNILSPSTGGGYFFANYTKDAVSFVQQYDYNGKLIREIKLPAVGTAGGFGGKKHDKTLYYSFTNYTTPGTIYSLEPKSGKSEVYQKPKVDFKSEEYESKQVFYTSKDGTKIPMIITYKKGLKLDGKNPTILYGYGGFNVSLTPGFSIANAVWMENGGIYAVANLRGGGEYGKKWHDAGIKLQKQNVFDDFIAAGEYLIAQKYTSSDFLAIHGGSNGGLLVGATMTQRPDLMKVALPAVGVMDMLRYHTFTSGAGWAYDYGTSQDSKEMFEYIKGYSPVQNVKKGVQYPATMVTTGDHDDRVVPAHSFKFAAELQDKQIGNNPVLIRIDVKAGHGTGKSVAASIQENVDIQAFTLYNMGFKALPKK
- a CDS encoding bifunctional UDP-N-acetylmuramoyl-tripeptide:D-alanyl-D-alanine ligase/alanine racemase — translated: MSINLKSLISVLDAKWIGSDADIFVDHISIDSRSLQNGSQTLFFALTGVNNDAHLYIPELIEKGVQNFVVQYIPENYSGKANFLLVKNSLDALQEFASYYRDLFDFPIIGLTGSNGKTIVKEWLNFLLSPDYNIIRSPKSYNSQVGVPLSVIAINAKHNLGIFEAGISTVNEMVNLEKIIKPTIGVLTNIGSAHDEGFQNLEQKINEKLLLFKKSKVIIYQKNEIVDLCLNDFVKENNLTNKKIFSWSFTDNSADVFILKKENKNDTTIIQYQYKGENFSLEIPFSDSASIENAVSCLLVLLYFEYDFTTIQNRMQMLYPVRMRLEVKNGINNCSIIDDSYSSDFQSLKIALDFLESQKKKNASKTIILSDIVQSGFSNEELYTKVAQLVSDNKVNRVIVIGSTISSFAAKFSNCITFQNTAEFIAQIDSLNFNNETILIKGARSFQFEQIVSLLEEKTHETVLEINMDSISHNLNYYKSKLADDVKIMVMVKAFGYGNGGLEIAKLLEHHKVDYLGVAFADEGISLKNGGIKLPIMVLNPESTSFPSIIQYELEPEIYSIKGLNAFLKIAREKGLKDFPIHIKLDTGMHRLGFEENNLNELIETLKGNSSVKVKSVLSHLATSDEEKHFEFVLSQINLFDKLSSKLISELGINPIRHILNTSGISNFPNAQFNMVRLGIGLYGVSNDPAEQKYLENVGTLKSIISQVRTIPNGESVGYGRRFMAKKETRIATIPIGYADGISRLWGNEVGYVLIKNQKAPIVGSVCMDMLMVDVSTIDCKEGDSVIIFGESPTVVEMAAALKTIPYEIMTSISQRVKRVFFR
- a CDS encoding TonB-dependent receptor yields the protein MKKIILALILGFSGLLSAQNSVSGTVTNLENKPVSNVSVYAPELHKGTKTDENGKYEFKNLPNGSFRLAFTFVGYTTQNKTINKLLKENTLDVTLTESIFEMDEVVVSTPFNKLQSQNVMKVEHESIKTLQQKGTSTLIEGLATIPGVSQISTGTSIGKPVIRGLSGNRVLVYSQGVRIENQQFGDEHGLGLNDAGIESVEVIKGPASLLYGSDALGGVLYFNPEKFADANTFKANFSQKYFTNTQGSNSSIGLKTSTDNWKFLARGSFNTHSDYKIADGERVTNTRYNETDFKTGIGYSNSSFSSVLRYNYNKLDLGMPDNGIGEQSTSKNTEFPRQGIFNHLLSLNNVIFFENSKLDVDLGYIANDRSEFEDSNEASLHMKLNTFNYNAKYHFPKFGKIEAIFGVQGMHQTNKNSGEEYLIPDATTNDFGAFGTANYEWGSNVLQAGLRFDNRKITSIAHGTEGEEGYFQALDRSFDSFNASLGYKTKLAEPLTLRLNVATGFRAPNLAELTSNGVHEGTNRYEIGNGDLKTEQNVQTDLNLEYKNTHFEFFINGFYNHINNYIYTSPTGEIRDNNDVFAYIQDNANLYGGEVGLHFHPHPLDWLHFETSFETVTGKKQNGDYLPLIPANNWNNTLRTEFKIKDWFQEGYASLNVSSTFNQNNVSGFETASNGYTLVNLGFGGTVKLGKHAFDVNLNGNNLFDKKYIAHLSRLKTDGIPNIGRNIVLGVNFNL
- a CDS encoding porin family protein, whose amino-acid sequence is MKNSLKPKFDMRFLFSCLFLVSFLNGFSQEETKPKIEPIVKIDSLYREDQFYFSITYNLLTQIPQGLKQNKFSAGLSAGFLRDMPINKKRTFAIAAGLGLSYQNYFQNLTISKTPQGTRAYEVSDYNDITSNKYRQYLVDLPIEFRWRNSTYESYKFWRVYAGVKLSYVIANKSVLDNGEATYSVKNNPDINKFQYGVYLATGYNTWNVYINYGLNTLFKKDLKTTSGQNINVQTLNAGLIFYIL